The following proteins are co-located in the Cutaneotrichosporon cavernicola HIS019 DNA, chromosome: 3 genome:
- a CDS encoding uncharacterized protein (Aldo/keto reductase family): MPTPAITLNDGQTIPPIAFGTGTALYAKECTALVLDALETGYRSLDAAQIYANSQSIGDALKQWNGKRDDVYVLTKWGKRDGEGGNDPRAVLEIELKKLGVDYVDMYLIHSPLVPDDLQKAWAQMEEIKKSGLARSVGVSNFREEDILEISKTWTHAPAVNQIEYNPYNFHAPNMERLTALMKQHNIKIQCYGPLNSVHRVAGGPVDPVADKIAKERGSTPAQVLLLWASQYGGGTVVTTSRNKQRQAEQLAAFSQPPLSADEVSAIAQAGRGKFHRQFMKEVWDLAKA; encoded by the exons ATGCCAACGCCAGCCATCACCCTCAACGACGGACAAACCATCCCCCCCATCGCGTTCGGCACCGGAACGGCGCTGTACGCCAAGGAATGCActgccctcgtcctcgacgccctcgagacCGGGTATAGGAGCTTGGACGCAGCGCAGATCTACGCAAACTCCCAGAGTATTGGCGACGCATTGAAGCAGTGGAacggcaagcgcgacgacgtctATGTGCTCACCAAGT GGGGCAaacgcgacggcgagggtggtAACGATCCCCGCGCAGtcctcgagatcgagctcaagaagcttggcgtcgactATGTCGACATGT accTCATCCACTCCCCCCTCGTCCCCGACGACTTGCAGAAGGCGTGGGCAcagatggaggagatcaagAAATCGGGCCTCGCGCGTTCCGTAGGCGTCTCCAATttccgcgaggaggatatCCTCGAGATCAGCAAGACCTGGACTCATGCCCCGGCGGTTAACCAG ATCGAGTACAACCCGTACAACTTCCATGCACCAAACATGGAGCGCCTGACAGCCCTCATGAAGCAGCACAACATCAAGATCCAGTGCTACGGCCCTCTTAACTCGGTACACCGCGTCGCGGGCGGTCCTGTTGACCCCGTTGCCGACAAGAttgccaaggagcgcgGCAGCACGCCCGCACAGGTCCTGCTCCTCTGGGCATCGCAGTATGGTGGCGGCACTGTTGTTAC CACGTCGCGCAACAAGCAGCGCCAGGCCGAGCAACTCGCGGCATTCTCTCAGCCGCCCCTCTCTGCGGACGAGGTTAGTGCAATTGCCCAAGCTGGGCGCGGCAAGTTCCACCGCCAGTTCATGAAGGAGGTGTGGGACCTTGCCAAGGCGTAG
- a CDS encoding uncharacterized protein (Tpr domain-containing protein) produces the protein MRVSHLFLALAGGAILITTYGILEWYAAFRVWPATIRDPLKKAIKARNHGETDKAEKYFLATLAAAHALQPSELDPEALQKMSGLYVTFAAMLEPYHPVRAFVCLRDAASLFGDGLVPGAVSPYTGQEMNEKDLTRAIGLWQKLGQIAAKLGSSSTPPPFPTQTITQLMDVEGENDGASAQLLLNTTTGREAAKAWDEAAETYLSTAIGAMLKMGLAHRQGASNEAGTDAGAAGAAVPGSGSSEPVIVGRDVRLPHDNEGDTGRVNRRGLGMTMEALSEVYGRRGRPDLAGQLVLQAITTILPPQAEEGSIQPADRCQAALLMTSLSTYALAPSTPAAIKAARSWSLRALQEADAATTAAGWGKGLPTDVGQAVCQRAGSVALFNLGMLSEMEGGGEAKKYFKAALAAARDCGFAEGRREAAEALRRVKAKEENA, from the exons ATGCGCGTCTCGCACCTCTTCTTGGCCCTAGCTGGCGGCGCTATCCTAATTACGACTTATGGGAT TTTGGAATGGTACGCCGCCTTCCGCGTGTGGCCCGCCACCATCCGTGATCCTCTGAAGAAAGCCATCAAAGCTCGCAACCACGGCGAGACtgacaaggccgagaagtATTTCCTCGCCACGCTCGCTgccgcccacgccctccAACCCTCTGAATTGGATCCGGAAGCCCTCCAGAAAATGTCCGGCCTCTACGTGACTTTTGCCGCCATGTTGGAACCGTACCATCCCGTCCGGGCCTTTGTTTGTCTTCGGGACGCTGCCTCTCTTTTCGGAGACGGGCTCGTTCCAGGAGCAGTGAGCCCGTATACGGGACAGGAAATGAATGAGAAGGACCTCACTCGGGCCATTGGACTTTGGCAGAAATTGGGCCAGATTGCTGCAAAGTTGGGCAGCTCAAgtacgccgccgccgttccCGACGCAGACTATTACACAGTTGATGGATGTCGAGGGAGAGAATGACGGTGCGTCGGCGCAACTCCTCCTGAACACGACGACTGGGCGCGAGGCAGCCAAAGCTTGGGatgaggcggccgagacgtACCTCTCGACTGCGATTGGGGCTATGCTCAAAATGGGCCTTGCGCATCGACAGGGCGCCTCCAATGAGGCCGGGACTGATGCGGGCGCGGCAGGCGCAGCGGTTCCGGGCTCTGGATCATCCGAGCCCGTCATTGTCGGACGTGACGTGCGCCTCCCACACGACAATGAGGGCGACACTGGGCGCGTCAACCGCCGCGGACTGGGTATGACCATGGAAGCCCTGTCTGAGGTTTATGGCCGCCGTGGAAGGCCAGACCTCGCTGGCCAGCTGGTGTTGCAGGCCATTACAACTATATTGCCGccccaggccgaggaggggtCGATTCAGCCAGCAGATCGATGCCAGG CCGCACTCCTCATGACCTCACTCTCGACTTATGCTCTCGCCCCGTCCACCCCTGCCGCCATCAAAGCCGCACGCTCGTGGTCCCTCCGCGCACTgcaggaggcggacgcAGCAACGACCGCCGCGGGATGGGGTAAGGGCCTCCCGACGGATGTGGGGCAGGCAGTGTGTCAGCGGGCGGGCAGTGTGGCGTTGTTCAACCTCGGCATGCTTTCTGAgatggagggagggggggaggcCAAAAAGTATTTCAAGGCTGCTCTGGCAGCTGCGAGGGATTGTGGGTTTGCTGAGGGGAggcgcgaggccgccgaggctcTTAGGAGGGTCAAGGCAAAGGAGGAGAATGCGTAG